TCAAGGTCTGATTGCCGGCATCATCGCCGACATTGTCCGTGTGGCCTTCGATCGACAGTTTCAGGTCGGCATGGTCCTTCAGCATGGCCCCGATCTCTTTGAGAGTGGGTGTCGACTCCGGTTTAATTTCGTCGCTGCCGGAGGCGAATAAGATCCCCTGGGTCACCACCTTGCCTTCGGCCATCAACTGATCATACATGATTTTCTTGCCGCCGGCGGCAATTCGCAGGTTCGTGATCATGAGCGGGGCTTCCTCCTCCGCCCAGATCTGCACCGGCAGGCTGTTGGAACGTCCGAAGGTGGAATTCGGGATGTTGGCGACGCGGGTCTCGTTGACGTAGACCTTCAGATACTTGCCGTCACCCATGACGCGGCAATGCGCAACCTTTTCCTTCGCGCGTGCCGGTACTTCCATCGATGCCGCAAAGTCACCCCGACGCCCGACGCCGCAGCCGAGGTACCAGAAGAAGGTCAACTGGTGATTTTGCTCTTGCTGGTCGGTGCCGTCGAAGATGGAGATCGTGTTGGCGCTGGCGGGCCCATAGTAGTCGAATTCCAGCGTGAACCGTTGCGGCAGATTCTCGGAGAGCGGGATCTCGAATTTGGCATCGTTGGTCGCGCGCAGCCAGCGCTGATTGCGCCACTCT
The window above is part of the Candidatus Zixiibacteriota bacterium genome. Proteins encoded here:
- a CDS encoding OmpA family protein codes for the protein MKSRVLFVFCLILTALLIASTSSSFAGLGSLKDKVKKKVEKKTEEKADEKLDKAADKAAGDNQGEAGEAGSSGEAAESGGGAGMKPGEGVWVNYDFIPGDRVVYFEDFSKTGVGDFPQRLQFVEGNMEVAEWRNQRWLRATNDAKFEIPLSENLPQRFTLEFDYYGPASANTISIFDGTDQQEQNHQLTFFWYLGCGVGRRGDFAASMEVPARAKEKVAHCRVMGDGKYLKVYVNETRVANIPNSTFGRSNSLPVQIWAEEEAPLMITNLRIAAGGKKIMYDQLMAEGKVVTQGILFASGSDEIKPESTPTLKEIGAMLKDHADLKLSIEGHTDNVGDDAGNQTLSNNRAASVKAYLIEKYGIDAARLETKGFGETKPVDSNDTPEGRQNNRRVELIKL